The Lycium ferocissimum isolate CSIRO_LF1 unplaced genomic scaffold, AGI_CSIRO_Lferr_CH_V1 ctg653, whole genome shotgun sequence genome includes the window TTCCAGATAGATCCAGAAACCAAAAAGGACACATCTTTTAATTGATCTGCCGATCCCAAAACCTCAGCTATTTTCACCTCAGTTAATAGTGATGGCGCTGAACTTGAAGGCATCATTAATGCTAATTCATGTTCCGAGTAGAAGTGGGTTGAGATCCACTAGGAAAGGGGTGCAAAAAGTGATGATGAGCGGAGGGGCGGGAGTACCCAAGTATAAGGGGACGCAGATGAGAGAGAAACAGCTGACGGAGATGATAGAGAAGAAAGTGAAGGAAGCTAAGGAGGTGTGCGGGGAAGACGCCAGGTCCGACGAGTGCAAGGTGGCATGGGACGAGGTCGAAGAAGTCAGTCAGGCTAAGGCCCATCTGCGCATCAAGCTTCAGCTCAATCAAGATCCCCTTGAACCTTACTGTCAAGATAACCCTGAGACCGATGAGTGCCGTATCTATGAACATTAATTAATTACGCTCTTTCATTGTTGTACTTCTAGTTGATCTCTACTGTATTTCTCTCATCTCCTGCGTACTGCAGCAGTTTACTTAATAAATGGAGAGTCCGAGCTTTCATCTTCACAAGTTACGAGCATTACTTATGATCACTAAAGTTATTATAACAAGCCCTCAATTTGGCCCTCACTTTATTAACATAACATCCTTGGTTTAGTTTATGTCGCTGTTCTATCTTCCCCTTTAGCAAATGCAGACTCCTGACGCACCCGAGGACGGAACTCCAACGTTTTTTCGTATTGGTGCACTGAGCAAGTCTATAAAACAAAAGGTTAAATTTACCCTTTTActttcaaaattaatttatatttatccTTTCATTATACTTTCCGAATAAATTTGTCCCCTGTTAGACGACTTTTGTTCAATATACTTCTTACTCTAACGAAACCAACGGTATAGGCAAATTATATGGGTAAGTTTAGCCATTTTTTGAAGTACATATAATAAACTTTCTCCCTTAGGTATAAGTTTTTCTTTCATCACGTATGTTTCACGTATAATTCTTGAGATGATTTACTGTAAAGGTACTTAAAGTAGTTAAACTTCAGCtctagataaaaaaaaattaaattaaatattgatCTAGTTTTGTTGAAGTATATATTTAAGAGGCTAAAATAAAATGCTAACGTCAAACCACATAGATAATTGACTATATAAATATTCCTTTATCATGATTGGAACCACTAATTGCTTCTTTCTTTCGTCTCGTATAATTATATGTTTAACCAAATTTAGATAAATTCTAATTTGTGGGCTGACACTTCGATTTAGTGACATTCTCATACAAATTAgaatatttaaatttgaaatgGCTTTTCAACGTGAAATTTATGTTTCTATCTACCGGCTCTTCAACTTCGATCATTTCAGGTTCTCCCAAATTGTTATATTATGCCTTCACTGCTTATTTATGATAGATTCTAATTGAATTTCATAAAGCAAATGAAGTATTAGATAAGTGAAAGTATCATGACGATTTTTATGCGATACAAACTACAAAGTCAAACAAGGCAATTGATTATTGAATTATTCAAGATGAAGTCAACTTCAAACCTCATTATCTAGTTATGTAACATCAAACAAGAGCCAAActtagcaaaaagaaaaaaaggaatataAAGAATTAGAGGTAAAAACTGAACACAAACTTGTTTTCAGGCTTATCTAATTGTCAACAAGGCTGCGAATAAATATACAGACTTTTTGGCAATTGAAGGTCACGAACATAAAGATTTGATCATTTTAAAAGTTGGGTTCAAGGAAAtagattttcttttccttgtgGTTAATTCAAATCACTGAAAGATTTTAAGGAATTTGTTATCTTTTcaatatatcaaaaaaataattcgaAACTTAAAATAACCCTGTGTGATAAGTATACTTCATTTAACCAGTTGAATTAGTGTGAGGTGGTCGAATCCGAAGGGCCTTGATTGGGTGTACTATAATTATGAATTACTTACGGTTTTAGAGGCTCGGAAGGAACCACGTCAGGATCTTCTCAAAAATAACAAGAGTGCTGAATGAATGTATAGCAAAGCGCAAAGGAGATAGTGGGAGTCATGACCCTGCTCCATCCATCATCCTCCACTTTCATTGGATCCGATTTCATAGTCTCAAACCACCAAAGGTTTTATCGCAGTCCAAGTGTACTCGATTCATTTTCGCGCCACAAAGCTTCATGGCaagaggtgtgtgtgtgtgtctgttTGTGTTTGCTTCTTCCGGTAGCGATTGAATACCAAGACTAACCAATTTTCTTCATTGAAGCTCGCGGGTGTTGTGGTATTCTCAGCGATTCCTTTCACCGCCGTCAAAGCTATCGCCAACAGTAGCTTCGGCGAAACACTCCGTAAACGCttgcaagagaaaaagaaggttGCGGTACAGAATTCCGCAAAGTTCAACGCACTTGCACAAATGGCAAGAAACGATAGGTAATCATTCTATCCCTATCACGTGGTAAGCAGCGCcaccctctgtttggatggttgtttcccgtggttcctACAGTatggtatggtgttgtattgtactgtactgtattaatgaacacaatgtttgcatagactgtatcgtttgttgtggtttaataatatttgtattgtttggtttgactcTATGGTCCTGTACAATAACTCGTAAGTTTACTAATAAAATTtaggtaaagaataaaatagaaactttaaaaaataagtagttattgggggtgggtggtgtgaggtaggtgg containing:
- the LOC132045369 gene encoding calvin cycle protein CP12-3, chloroplastic, whose protein sequence is MALNLKASLMLIHVPSRSGLRSTRKGVQKVMMSGGAGVPKYKGTQMREKQLTEMIEKKVKEAKEVCGEDARSDECKVAWDEVEEVSQAKAHLRIKLQLNQDPLEPYCQDNPETDECRIYEH